A region from the Acyrthosiphon pisum isolate AL4f chromosome A1, pea_aphid_22Mar2018_4r6ur, whole genome shotgun sequence genome encodes:
- the LOC100162634 gene encoding golgin subfamily A member 4 isoform X5: MSAREPYGPGSSLGATGTRSPRGTRRIATELPTVDRSPSRTYPTGAGGGGGGGQRNSPVGRRTVRPGAGSPDHHGGGGIGGGGGGAYQTGIGGGGLGIGGGGGGVSSSYYRDDDLNSPVLLDDRGRAMGPAGGASHRSRSASRPVDRMGVMPPSRYQSLDRNTGGGGILSDSGGQYGHDRDYRSFDRDRGYGGGFSSLDDDPYGAVSSRARQSPGSGIGGGGVGGGHFMSNARDTGHFLGELQHQNTDLHRELSNLKKELELTNQKLGSSMHSIKTFWSPELKKERALRKEESAKYSLINDQLKLLHSENQKQSMLVRQLEEELRMRMRGPNMELTQQVELLLNENDHLTREVAILRETIKELELRIETQKQTLQSRDDSIKKLLDMLQNKGVGKEEERQLFQQMQLMAQKQDLKATNDNLKALQMELEKAYQTQNVGVASSGTLTAILETKDARIATLEKEVGLLEQELDRMRLYAGSPGHALDRSVQFAAAPAFKHQLEEFRSEIQRRDQEIVAMSAKMKTLEEQHTDYQRHIGVLKESLSAKEEHYTMLQADVEELRSRLEEKNRIIEKKTQTALQATQEKNRVTNEINELKDHVDIKDRKINVLQRKIENLEDLLKEKDNQVEMARTRLASLQAHQCSSEGAVTSLEEAIGDKEKQMNQLREQRDRAEQDRQEERDLHERDIADFKLKLHALESEVEKIHTRLNRANSEKNRLEERLEQSQSELGKSKAELEKASSEVNRSGADWEYTRQKFARLELENAQLRQDLELSQTTFGRSTLTKSQEMDRVQDRADKALADLRAAQADLRITRADNDKLLGEIKALQEKHEVSQGEIYRLVTKLEKSQGDINNVKDEYERNQSSVTRILAEREKALVELEKTKEELERSQSTLGKAQLQQEKLQMMLDDAQRETDRVQDTLNKTTSELRKWHIEKEQNTFELTNVQTQLDKALGQAARLQKDKEAIQIEFENLKAKYEISQSMVARLQKEKNQLLDDSEKNKNDADLFHSQIMKYQREKEKIQAELDLTEERFEKAQSMFKKTQLEKEDAINEVDLQKEKIEKCQKAMYEAVQDKNAAKDELDRVMEKYDRLQNELYQVKKSLETVENERDDVKLEMEKLQLHAMKARDDQRKSKSEIQELQESYDRLIIQLERTKDVEDKFKDEKDHLMDNLDMMKERCDKLQMDVRRLSAERDKLQTEAMNNAYEMERAHSQVSKTQVLLEDQQKDVNKLSIELEKISEKYNKLMIEYKKSQSDIELYKTQASTFRDEAERYSVRQQERMKEELEVFRTKYTQEMEKSEKLQSTCKKLEDKMHDINMELEKSKSEYAKFKKENEKLILDHEKLQMKCDKLVTDNDKLRIEIATVGEQNSFDLERTKDRYAKTKQSQEKTEMELYRTQMDVDKLKKENEKLKTDLVRVEAELLQFKPERDYDRFMRDKPVLGRSQSTCKDFGDFDRTMSEDRLRDRLEQSQAKCHRISEEKLKLETELHQVKRALEQQQMSLSNSEHHVKENIVKVQQDLNQALREKEILKEKLEIKEKQLQEWKSRLDSSSIILTEREELLKQMKNSERRLEESQKQLSKLDVDLKKVTSERDELINMLKKSQSVLLQCQDKLQTSERSLEIEKDEVKRLKAELRNLDTSAKQNNEQDSSRLRDLIRTKDKELDTCRQNLAVKEQETKTLQQAIQQMQVALRERDQGVDSERTNLQKSMDAQRIMTEELQKKLQSAQQQINSKEASIVELKKQLQALQTENKRKMDEYTSKVATLEKQLQISATSNDNALKEDVRKLLDELDHTQSELKNLALEKDKVSHQNQQIRNELEKKQLELQEAQKKAHVIASKSNEETNSLKAQLEEQKRQLEAQRRQLEELRKSVDGRSRQLEEKEKHVAELDAKLKKRKENLDLLESQINKGKSQAGDSDVIKRLQSQIESLQKELEKSKDEASRSQTDMERLLQVVQMGQEEQNAKEKQIRELQEALKNAQPKMRVPHPSSQQQQQQSHPSRQPKKDDENIDLPEDVGTLIGNVEHVKCELERKFTEELEDLLDVIQLKNDHIEELQEALKESVTIISEREDDLFQEQIKRKDIQDQVCGLEERLSLAENQCKNCRGLYKRLEALEEQLFSLQSERRKKLQELSQLRQEALESAISEKDAHLALLEFNGIRRYTVKQTDVIDQLKVDRARLIKRLHEETETAIELLQEAANSKNNNY, from the exons ATGTCGGCCAGGGAACCGTACGGGCCAGGATCGTCGTTAGGCGCCACAGGCACGCGTTCACCGCGCGGCACCCGGCGCATAGCCACTGAACTTCCAACGGTCGACCGGTCGCCGTCCAGGACGTACCCTACAGGAGCAGGCGGAGGCGGAGGCGGCGGCCAGCGGAACAGCCCGGTGGGCCGTAGAACGGTCAGACCGGGCGCCGGGTCGCCCGACCACCACGGCGGCGGTGGAatcggcggtggtggcggcggtgcCTACCAGACAGGTATCGGAGGTGGAGGTCTGGGCATCGGTGGCGGCGGTGGAGGCGTTTCATCGTCATACTATCGAGACGACGATCTGAACAGTCCGGTGCTGTTGGACGACCGGGGACGCGCCATGGGACCGGCCGGCGGCGCGTCCCACCGGTCCCGGAGCGCCAGCCGTCCCGTCGACCGGATGGGCGTCATGCCGCCGTCCCGGTACCAGTCGCTGGACCGCAACACTGGCGGCGGTGGTATACTGTCCGACTCTGGCGGTCAGTACGGCCACGACCGTGACTACAGGTCGTTCGACAGGGACCGTGGCTATGGCGGTGGTTTCTCGTCGCTGGATGATGATCCGTACGGCGCCGTGTCGTCCAGGGCAAGACAGTCGCCCGGCAGCGGTATCGGTGGTGGTGGCGTCGGTGGCGGCCACTTCATGTCCAACGCCCGCGACACCGGACACTTCCTGGGCGAACTCCAGCACCAGAACACCGACCTGCACCGTGAACTGTCCAACCTCAAGAAAGAACTCGAGCTGACCAACCAGAAACTCGGGTCCAGCATGCACAGCATCAAAACGTTCTGGAGCCCCGAGCTGAAGAAGGAGCGTGCCCTGCGCAAAGAGGAATCGGCCAAGTACTCGCTCATCAACGATCAGCTGAAGTTGCTTCACTCGGAGAACCAG AAACAATCGATGTTGGTGCGTCAACTGGAAGAAGAGCTGAGAATGCGAATGCGGGGGCCAAATATGGAACTAACGCAGCAAGTAGAATTGCTGTTGAACGAAAACGACCACTTGACCCGAGAAGTGGCCATCCTCAGAGAGACTattaag GAATTAGAGCTCAGGATAGAGACGCAAAAGCAAACCTTACAGTCTAGAGACGATAGTATAAAGAAGCTTTTGGATATGCTCCAGAACAAAGGCGTTG GCAAGGAGGAGGAGAGACAGTTATTTCAGCAAATGCAGTTGATGGCACAAAAGCAG GACCTAAAGGCCACCAATGACAATCTAAAAGCTCTGCAAATGGAGTTAGAAAAAGCGTACCAGACACAAAACGTGGGGGTGGCTTCCAGTGGCACGCTGACGGCTATTTTGGAGACAAAGGATGCTCGCATAGCGACATTGGAAAAAGAAGTCGGTCTCCTTGAACAGGAACTGGATAGGATGCGACTGTACGCCGGGTCACCAGGCCACGCGCTAGACAGGAGCGTTCAGTTCGCGGCAGCGCCAGCGTTCAAGCATCAA TTAGAAGAGTTCCGGTCGGAAATCCAAAGACGTGATCAAGAGATTGTGGCAATGAGTGCCAAAATGAAAACTTTGGAAGAACAACACACCGACTACCAGAGACATATTGGAGTGCTGAAAGAGTCCTTGAGTGCAAAGGAAGAACATTACACAATGTTACAAGCGGAC gtTGAAGAATTACGTTCACGACTCGAAGAAAAAAACcgtataattgaaaaaaaaacacaaactgCTTTGCAAGCTACTCAAGAAAAAAATAGAGTGACAAACGAAATCAACGAGCTCAAGGATCACGTGGATATTAAGGATAGAAAAATTAACGTCTTGCAaagaaaa attgaaaatttagaagacTTATTGAAAGAAAAAGACAACCAAGTGGAAATGGCTAGAACAAGACTAGCGTCACTTCAAGCACATCAATGCTCATCTGAAGGTGCGGTTACAAGTTTAGAAGAGGCGATAGGTGATAAAGAGAAACAAATGAACCAATTACGAGAGCAAAGAGATCGAGCTGAACAAGACAGACAGGAAGAAAGAGACTTACATGAAAGGGATATCgctgatttcaaattaaaactgcATGCACTAGAAAGCGAAGTCGAAAAGATCCACACTCGATTAAATAGagcaaattctgaaaaaaatcgTTTGGAAGAACGGTTGGAACAATCACAGAGCGAACTTGGAAAATCAAAGGCTGAATTAGAAAAAGCGTCAAGTGAAGTGAATAGAAGTGGAGCGGATTGGGAGTATACGAGACAGAAATTCGCCAGATTAGAACTCGAAAATGCCCAGCTACGGCAAGATTTAGAATTATCACAGACGACATTCGGTAGAAGTACGCTGACCAAATCACAAGAAATGGACAGAGTACAAGACAGAGCTGATAAAGCGCTTGCAGATTTGAGAGCGGCACAAGCTGACCTCCGCATAACTCGAGCAGATAATGATAAGCTATTGGGTGAAATCAAGGCGTTACAAGAAAAACATGAGGTGTCTCAAGGTGAGATATATAGGTTAGTAACAAAACTAGAAAAGTCCCAAGGTGATATTAATAATGTCAAGGACGAATACGAGCGTAATCAATCAAGTGTAACTAGAATCCTCGCCGAAAGAGAAAAGGCTTTGGTAGAGTTAGAAAAAACTAAAGAAGAGTTGGAACGGTCTCAGAGCACACTAGGCAAAGCACAACTTCAGcaagaaaaattacaaatgaTGTTAGACGATGCACAAAGAGAAACCGATCGAGTGCAAGATACGTTAAATAAGACTACGAGTGAACTCAGAAAG tgGCATATTGAAAAGGAACAAAATACGTTTGAGCTTACTAATGTTCAAACACAATTAGACAAAGCACTTGGACAAGCTGCACGTCTACAAAAAGACAAGGAAGCTATTCAAATAGAGTTCGAAAACTTAAAGGCTAAATATGAAATAAGCCAA tcAATGGTAGCCAGACTGCAAAAAGAGAAAAATCAATTGTTAGACGAcagtgagaaaaataaaaatgacgctGATCTATTCCATtcacaaataatgaaatatcaaagagaaaaagaaaaaatccaAGCTGAACTTGATCTCACTGAAGAAAGATTTGAGAAGGCACAATcgatgtttaaaaaaacacag ctTGAGAAGGAAGATGCTATAAACGAAGTTGATTTGCAAAaggaaaaaatagaaaaatgtcaGAAAGCAATGTACGAAGCAGTACAAGATAAAAATGCTGCTAAAGATGAGTTGGATAGAGTTATGGAGAAATACGATAG attaCAAAATGAACTATATCAAGTCAAGAAATCTTTAGAAACTGTTGAGAATGAAAGAGATGATGTTAAATTAGAAATGGAAAAATTACAACTACATGCTATGAAAGCCAGGGATGATCAAAGAAAATCTAAATCCGAAATTCAAGAGCTACAGGAATCATATGACAGGCTAATAATACAGTTGGAAAGGACTAAAGACGTAGAAGATAAATTTAAAGACGAAAAAGATCACCTAATGGATAACTTGGACATGATGAAAGAACGGTGTGACAAATTGCAAATGGACGTAAGAAGACTGTCAGCAGAAAGAGATAAACTACAGACAGAAGCTATGAATAATGCATACGAAATGGAAAGAGCTCACTCCCAAGTTTCTAAAACACAAGTGTTGCTCGAAGACCAACAGAAAGATGTAAATAAGCTTTCAATTGAACTGGAAAAAATATCTGAGAAATATAACAAACTAATGATTGAGTACAAAAAGTCACAATCGGATATTGAGTTATATAAAACACAGGCGTCTACATTTAGAGATGAAGCAGAAAGATATTCAGTTAGACAACAAGAAAGAATGAAAGAAGAATTGGAGGTGTTTAGAACTAAATATACTCAAGAAATGGAAAAATCAGAGAAACTTCAGTCAACGTGTAAGAAATTAGAAGATAAAATGCATGATATAAATATGGAATTGGAAAAGAGTAAATCAGAATatgctaaatttaaaaaagaaaatgaaaagcTTATATTGGATCATGAAAAGTTACAAATGAAATGTGACAAACTAGTAACGGATAATGACAAATTAAGAATAGAAATTGCTACGGTTGGGGAGCAAAATAGTTTTGATCTAGAAAGAACTAAAGATCGTTATGCAAAAACAAAACAGTCACaagaaaaaactgaaatggaACTTTATAGAACTCAGATGGATGTAGATAAACTAAAGAAGGAAAATGAGAAATTGAAAACAGATTTAGTTCGAGTTGAAGCGGAATTATTACAATTCAAACCTGAAAGAGATTACGATAGGTTTATGAGAGATAAACCAGTGTTAGGAAGGTCACAAAGTACATGCAAAGACTTTGGAGATTTCGACCGCACCATGTCTGAAGATCGATTGCGAGACCGCCTTGAACAAAGTCAAGCAAAATGTCACAGGATAtctgaagaaaaattaaaattagaaactgaGCTACATCAAGTCAAACGAGCACTAGAACAACAGCAAATGTCTTTATCAAATTCTGAACATCacgtaaaagaaaatattgttaaggTCCAGCAAGATTTGAATCAAGCGCTAAGAGAAAAAGAAATTCTCAAGGAAAAACtagaaattaaagaaaaacagtTGCAGGAATGGAAATCACGACTGGATAGCTCTAGTATCATACTAACAGAGAGAGAAGAACTGCTGAAACAGATGAAGAATAGTGAGAGGCGTTTGGAAGAGTCACAAAAACAATTGTCCAAACTTGACGTGGATTTGAAAAAAGTAACTTCTGAAAGAGATGAGCTAATAAACATGTTAAAGAAGTCTCAGTCGGTGTTGTTGCAATGCCAAGACAAGTTGCAAACTTCCGAAAGAAGTTTGGAAATAGAAAAGGATGAAGTTAAACGATTAAAGGCTGAGCTCAGAAACCTAGACACGAGTGCCAAACAGAACAACGAGCAAGATTCTTCTCGTTTAAGAGATCTGATAAGAACTAAGGATAAAGAGTTGGATACTTGTAGGCAAAACTTAGCAGTCAAAGAACAAGAAACAAAAACTCTTCAGCAGGCAATACAACAAATGCAAGTGGCGTTAAGAGAACGGGACCAGGGTGTGGACAGTGAAAGAACTAATTTACAGAAATCTATGGATGCGCAACGAATCATGACTGAAGAGCTCCAAAAGAAACTACAGTCAGCACAACAACAGATAAACAGTAAGGAAGCTTCTATTGTCGAGCTTAAAAAACAATTGCAAGCCCTTCAGACTGAGAACAAACGGAAAATGGACGAATATACTTCTAAAGTTGCCACGTTAGAAAAACAACTTCAGATATCAGCGACGTCGAATGACAATGCCTTGAAAGAAGATGTGAGAAAACTCTTGGACGAACTAGATCATACTCAGAGTGAGCTCAAAAACCTTGCTTTAGAAAAAGATAAAGTGTCACATCAAAATCAACAAATTCGAAACGAACTTGAAAAGAAGCAG cttgAATTACAAGAAGCTCAGAAAAAAGCACATGTAATAGCATCGAAATCAAATGAAGAAACAAACTCGTTAAAAGCACAACTAGAGGAACAAAAAAGACAATTAGAGGCACAACGTCGACAGCTTGAAGAACTTAGAAAAAGTGTCGATGGAAGGTCGAGACAGTtggaagaaaaagaaaaacacgTGGCGGAATTGGACGCCAAGTTAAAAAAACGAAAAGAAAATTTGGATCTCCTGGAGTCCCAAATAAACAAA GGCAAGTCGCAAGCCGGTGACAGTGATGTAATCAAAAGACTGCAAAGCCAGATTGAAAGCTTACAAAAAGAATTGGAAAAATCCAAGGATGAGGCAAGTAGATCGCAGACAGACATGGAAAGACTGCTACAAGTAGTACAAATGGGTCAAGAAGAACAAAATGCGAAAGAGAAACAAATCAGAGAATTGCAAGA agctTTGAAAAATGCACAACCTAAGATGAGAGTGCCACATCCATCATctcagcagcagcagcaacagtcACACCCTTCGAGACAGCCGAAAAAAGACGATGAG AATATAGACCTACCAGAGGACGTCGGAACGCTAATCGGCAACGTCGAACATGTTAAATGCGAACTAGAACGGAAATTTACAGAAGAACTGGAAGATTTGCTGGACGTAATACAGCTTAAAAACGATCACATCGAAGAACTTCAGGAGGCGCTAAAAGAGAGCGTAACGATCATATCGGAACGCGAGGATGACTTGTTCCAAGAGCAGATCAAACGAAAGGACATTCAGGATCAG GTCTGTGGACTGGAAGAGCGATTGTCTTTGGCAGAAAACCAATGCAAAAATTGTCGTGGGCTGTACAAGAGACTGGAGGCGTTAGAAGAACAGCTATTCAGTCTTCAGTCTGAAAGGCGAAAGAAACTTCAAGAGTTATCACAATTAAG ACAAGAAGCCTTGGAATCTGCCATAAGCGAAAAAGACGCACATCTAGCGCTATTAGAATTCAACGGTATACGCCGCTATACGGTCAAGCAGACTGATGTGATCGACCAGTTAAAAGTTGACAGGGCCAGACTGATAAAACGCCTGCACGAAGAG accGAAACGGCCATTGAACTCCTCCAGGAGGCAGCGAACTcgaaaaacaacaattattaa